A genome region from Chelonia mydas isolate rCheMyd1 chromosome 12, rCheMyd1.pri.v2, whole genome shotgun sequence includes the following:
- the CIAPIN1 gene encoding anamorsin isoform X2, producing MAAYGMSVGQRVAVIWDSSSPVEGLKNLVAKIQALVGPESRVSVENIDQLSHSAHAESSFDVVLSGMVPGSMTLHSAEVLAEIARILKPGGRVLLKEPVAAQIGNNSRIKTAARLPTALTLSGLVEVKELQKEPLTPEETQSVQEHLSYQGNDLLSVQMEGKKPNFEVGSSSQLKLSFAKKSASSGKPAVDPAAAKLWTLSANDMDDEGMDLLDSDELLDSEDLKKPDPSSLKAPSCKELGKKKACKNCTCGLAEDLEQEKRESLQPKSACGNCYLGDAFRCASCPYMGMPAFKPGEKILLAENNLHDA from the exons ATGGCAGCGTATGGAATGTCAGTTGGCCAGCGTGTGGCAGTGATCTGGGATAGCTCCTCACCTGTTGAAGGACTGAAGAATCTGGTGGCTAAGATTCAGGCATTGGTGGGACCTGAGAGCCGCGTATCCGTGGAAAATATTGACCAACTGTCCCATT CGGCTCATGCGGAGTCCAGCTTTGATGTGGTTCTGTCAGGCATGGTACCAGGCAGTATGACACTGCACAGTGCAGAGGTGCTGGCAGAAATAGCTCGGATACTCAAGCCAGGGGGTCGTGTCCTTCTGAAAGAACCAGTGGCTGCACAAATAG GTAACAACAGCAGAATCAAGACAGCAGCCAGGCTCCCCACGGCTCTGACGCTTTCCGGACTGGTGGAAGTCAAGGAG CTGCAGAAGGAGCCTTTGACCCCTGAGGAGACCCAGTCAGTCCAAGAGCATCTGAGTTACCAAGGCAATGACCTTTTGTCTGTTCAAATGGAAGGCAAGAAACCCAACTTTGAAGTGGGATCCTCAAGTCAGCTCAAACTTTCCTTTGCTAAGAAGTCTGCTTCATCAG GCAAGCCTGCTGTGGACCCCGCTGCTGCAAAGCTGTGGACTCTCTCTGCTAATGATATGGATGATGAGGGAATG GATCTCCTGGACTCAGATGAGTTGCTAGATTCTGAGGATCTGAAGAAGCCAGATCCATCTTCCCTCAAAGCTCCATCCTGTAAGGAATTGGGTAAAAAGAAAGCCTGCAAGAACTG CACGTGTGGCCTCGCGGAGGACCTGgagcaggagaagagagagagcctgCAGCCCAAATCTGCTTGTGGAAAT TGTTACCTGGGGGATGCATTCCGCTGTGCCAGCTGCCCCTACATGGGGATGCCAGCCTTTAAACCCGGAGAGAAGATACTCCTGGCTGAGAACAATCTTCATGATGCCTAA
- the CIAPIN1 gene encoding anamorsin isoform X1: MTGRGRPGRAAQAGGAAAAERSSDMAAYGMSVGQRVAVIWDSSSPVEGLKNLVAKIQALVGPESRVSVENIDQLSHSAHAESSFDVVLSGMVPGSMTLHSAEVLAEIARILKPGGRVLLKEPVAAQIGNNSRIKTAARLPTALTLSGLVEVKELQKEPLTPEETQSVQEHLSYQGNDLLSVQMEGKKPNFEVGSSSQLKLSFAKKSASSGKPAVDPAAAKLWTLSANDMDDEGMDLLDSDELLDSEDLKKPDPSSLKAPSCKELGKKKACKNCTCGLAEDLEQEKRESLQPKSACGNCYLGDAFRCASCPYMGMPAFKPGEKILLAENNLHDA, from the exons ATGACGGGGCGGGGAAGGCCGGGCCGGGCGGCGCAGGCGGGCGGCGCGGCCGCGGCGGAGAG GTCCAGCGATATGGCAGCGTATGGAATGTCAGTTGGCCAGCGTGTGGCAGTGATCTGGGATAGCTCCTCACCTGTTGAAGGACTGAAGAATCTGGTGGCTAAGATTCAGGCATTGGTGGGACCTGAGAGCCGCGTATCCGTGGAAAATATTGACCAACTGTCCCATT CGGCTCATGCGGAGTCCAGCTTTGATGTGGTTCTGTCAGGCATGGTACCAGGCAGTATGACACTGCACAGTGCAGAGGTGCTGGCAGAAATAGCTCGGATACTCAAGCCAGGGGGTCGTGTCCTTCTGAAAGAACCAGTGGCTGCACAAATAG GTAACAACAGCAGAATCAAGACAGCAGCCAGGCTCCCCACGGCTCTGACGCTTTCCGGACTGGTGGAAGTCAAGGAG CTGCAGAAGGAGCCTTTGACCCCTGAGGAGACCCAGTCAGTCCAAGAGCATCTGAGTTACCAAGGCAATGACCTTTTGTCTGTTCAAATGGAAGGCAAGAAACCCAACTTTGAAGTGGGATCCTCAAGTCAGCTCAAACTTTCCTTTGCTAAGAAGTCTGCTTCATCAG GCAAGCCTGCTGTGGACCCCGCTGCTGCAAAGCTGTGGACTCTCTCTGCTAATGATATGGATGATGAGGGAATG GATCTCCTGGACTCAGATGAGTTGCTAGATTCTGAGGATCTGAAGAAGCCAGATCCATCTTCCCTCAAAGCTCCATCCTGTAAGGAATTGGGTAAAAAGAAAGCCTGCAAGAACTG CACGTGTGGCCTCGCGGAGGACCTGgagcaggagaagagagagagcctgCAGCCCAAATCTGCTTGTGGAAAT TGTTACCTGGGGGATGCATTCCGCTGTGCCAGCTGCCCCTACATGGGGATGCCAGCCTTTAAACCCGGAGAGAAGATACTCCTGGCTGAGAACAATCTTCATGATGCCTAA
- the COQ9 gene encoding ubiquinone biosynthesis protein COQ9, mitochondrial isoform X2, with amino-acid sequence MTYTRLLAEGRGKALMPGNAQVRRCPHAREEGQGISLPLTLGVAGCHSHPLPPNEVVRCPLYPAQRAFHASALLRRVSDEQKQEPPPSSSQQRFESHPPGDQPDQEPQRSHHSYTDQGGEESEDYESEEQLQRRILTASLEFVPTHGWTADAIAEGAKSLGLSVAAAGMFHNDGSELILHFVSQCNSELSNLLEEQQKLVQLGQAEKKKTDQFLRDAVEARLRMLIPYIEKWPQAVSILLLPHNIPSSLNLLTSMVDDMWHYAGDQSTDINWYTRRTVLAGIYNTAEVVMMQDSSPDFEETWRFLENRIADAMKMGHTAKQVQSTGEALVQGLMGAAVTIKNLAGLNQRR; translated from the exons ATGACTTACACCAGGCTGCtagctgaggggagagggaaagccCTCATGCCAGGCAATGCCCAGGTGAGAAGGTGCCCTCATGCAAGAGAAGAGGGACAAGGAATCTCGCTCCCCCTGACTCTGGGGGTGGCAGGGTGCCATAGCCATCCATTGCCCCCGAATGAAG TGGTCAGATGCCCATTGTACCCAGCCCAGCGTGCCTTCCATGCCTCAGCTCTGCTGAGGAGAGTCTCAGATGAACAGAAACAGGAGCCTCCACCATCTTCCTCCCAGCAACGTTTTGAATCACACCCACCAGGTGACCAGcctgaccaggagccccagcgcTCACATCACAG TTACACTGATCAGGGTGGTGAGGAATCTGAGGACTATGAGAGTGAAGAGCAGCTGCAGCGCCGAATCCTGACAGCGTCGCTGGAGTTTGTGCCTACTCACGGGTGGACAGCAGATGCCATTGCAGAGGGAGCCAAG TCTCTGGGCCTCTCTGTTGCTGCAGCAGGGATGTTTCACAATGATGGCAGTGAGCTGATACTGCACTTTGTGTCCCAGTGCAACTCTGAGCTCTCTAATCTGCTGGAGGAACAGCAAAAACTGGTGCAGCTGGGCCAGGCAGA GAAGAAGAAGACAGACCAGTTCCTGAGAGATGCTGTGGAAGCCAGACTGAGGATGCTTATCCCATACATTGAGAAATGGCCCCAG GCTGTAAGCATTTTGCTGCTTCCACACAACATCCCTTCCAGCCTAAACCTCCTCACTAGCATGGTGGACGATATGTGGCACTATGCAGGAGATCAGTCCACCGAT ATTAATTGGTACACTCGTCGGACAGTGCTAGCTGGCATCTACAACACCGCTGAGGTGGTGATGATGCAGGACTCGTCTCCTGACTTTGAAGAGACTTGGCGCTTCCTGGAAAACAGAATAGCTGATGCCATGAAGATGGGTCATACAGCTAAACAG GTACAGTCAACAGGAGAAGCACTCGTCCAGGgcctaatgggagctgcagtcacT ATAAAGAATCTGGCGGGACTGAACCAGCGGCGGTGA
- the COQ9 gene encoding ubiquinone biosynthesis protein COQ9, mitochondrial isoform X4 translates to MAAVAAAAGSLRRAGWGLLRCRPVVRCPLYPAQRAFHASALLRRVSDEQKQEPPPSSSQQRFESHPPGDQPDQEPQRSHHSYTDQGGEESEDYESEEQLQRRILTASLEFVPTHGWTADAIAEGAKSLGLSVAAAGMFHNDGSELILHFVSQCNSELSNLLEEQQKLVQLGQAEKKKTDQFLRDAVEARLRMLIPYIEKWPQAVSILLLPHNIPSSLNLLTSMVDDMWHYAGDQSTDINWYTRRTVLAGIYNTAEVVMMQDSSPDFEETWRFLENRIADAMKMGHTAKQVQSTGEALVQGLMGAAVTIKNLAGLNQRR, encoded by the exons ATGGCGGCGGTGGCGGCGGCTGCGGGGAGCCTGCGGCGcgcgggctgggggctgctgcgCTGCCGGCCGG TGGTCAGATGCCCATTGTACCCAGCCCAGCGTGCCTTCCATGCCTCAGCTCTGCTGAGGAGAGTCTCAGATGAACAGAAACAGGAGCCTCCACCATCTTCCTCCCAGCAACGTTTTGAATCACACCCACCAGGTGACCAGcctgaccaggagccccagcgcTCACATCACAG TTACACTGATCAGGGTGGTGAGGAATCTGAGGACTATGAGAGTGAAGAGCAGCTGCAGCGCCGAATCCTGACAGCGTCGCTGGAGTTTGTGCCTACTCACGGGTGGACAGCAGATGCCATTGCAGAGGGAGCCAAG TCTCTGGGCCTCTCTGTTGCTGCAGCAGGGATGTTTCACAATGATGGCAGTGAGCTGATACTGCACTTTGTGTCCCAGTGCAACTCTGAGCTCTCTAATCTGCTGGAGGAACAGCAAAAACTGGTGCAGCTGGGCCAGGCAGA GAAGAAGAAGACAGACCAGTTCCTGAGAGATGCTGTGGAAGCCAGACTGAGGATGCTTATCCCATACATTGAGAAATGGCCCCAG GCTGTAAGCATTTTGCTGCTTCCACACAACATCCCTTCCAGCCTAAACCTCCTCACTAGCATGGTGGACGATATGTGGCACTATGCAGGAGATCAGTCCACCGAT ATTAATTGGTACACTCGTCGGACAGTGCTAGCTGGCATCTACAACACCGCTGAGGTGGTGATGATGCAGGACTCGTCTCCTGACTTTGAAGAGACTTGGCGCTTCCTGGAAAACAGAATAGCTGATGCCATGAAGATGGGTCATACAGCTAAACAG GTACAGTCAACAGGAGAAGCACTCGTCCAGGgcctaatgggagctgcagtcacT ATAAAGAATCTGGCGGGACTGAACCAGCGGCGGTGA
- the COQ9 gene encoding ubiquinone biosynthesis protein COQ9, mitochondrial isoform X3, translated as MAAVAAAAGSLRRAGWGLLRCRPAPRWPLTLHRLKAMASAPRDLQTKSQAASRAQTHQLVVRCPLYPAQRAFHASALLRRVSDEQKQEPPPSSSQQRFESHPPGDQPDQEPQRSHHSYTDQGGEESEDYESEEQLQRRILTASLEFVPTHGWTADAIAEGAKSLGLSVAAAGMFHNDGSELILHFVSQCNSELSNLLEEQQKLVQLGQAEKKKTDQFLRDAVEARLRMLIPYIEKWPQINWYTRRTVLAGIYNTAEVVMMQDSSPDFEETWRFLENRIADAMKMGHTAKQVQSTGEALVQGLMGAAVTIKNLAGLNQRR; from the exons ATGGCGGCGGTGGCGGCGGCTGCGGGGAGCCTGCGGCGcgcgggctgggggctgctgcgCTGCCGGCCGG CACCAAGATGGCCCTTGACGCTGCACAGATTAAAAGCGATGGCCTCTGCCCCTAGGGACTTGCAAACCAAATCACAGGCTGCCAGTAGAGCTCAGACGCATCAGCTAG TGGTCAGATGCCCATTGTACCCAGCCCAGCGTGCCTTCCATGCCTCAGCTCTGCTGAGGAGAGTCTCAGATGAACAGAAACAGGAGCCTCCACCATCTTCCTCCCAGCAACGTTTTGAATCACACCCACCAGGTGACCAGcctgaccaggagccccagcgcTCACATCACAG TTACACTGATCAGGGTGGTGAGGAATCTGAGGACTATGAGAGTGAAGAGCAGCTGCAGCGCCGAATCCTGACAGCGTCGCTGGAGTTTGTGCCTACTCACGGGTGGACAGCAGATGCCATTGCAGAGGGAGCCAAG TCTCTGGGCCTCTCTGTTGCTGCAGCAGGGATGTTTCACAATGATGGCAGTGAGCTGATACTGCACTTTGTGTCCCAGTGCAACTCTGAGCTCTCTAATCTGCTGGAGGAACAGCAAAAACTGGTGCAGCTGGGCCAGGCAGA GAAGAAGAAGACAGACCAGTTCCTGAGAGATGCTGTGGAAGCCAGACTGAGGATGCTTATCCCATACATTGAGAAATGGCCCCAG ATTAATTGGTACACTCGTCGGACAGTGCTAGCTGGCATCTACAACACCGCTGAGGTGGTGATGATGCAGGACTCGTCTCCTGACTTTGAAGAGACTTGGCGCTTCCTGGAAAACAGAATAGCTGATGCCATGAAGATGGGTCATACAGCTAAACAG GTACAGTCAACAGGAGAAGCACTCGTCCAGGgcctaatgggagctgcagtcacT ATAAAGAATCTGGCGGGACTGAACCAGCGGCGGTGA
- the COQ9 gene encoding ubiquinone biosynthesis protein COQ9, mitochondrial isoform X1, producing MAAVAAAAGSLRRAGWGLLRCRPAPRWPLTLHRLKAMASAPRDLQTKSQAASRAQTHQLVVRCPLYPAQRAFHASALLRRVSDEQKQEPPPSSSQQRFESHPPGDQPDQEPQRSHHSYTDQGGEESEDYESEEQLQRRILTASLEFVPTHGWTADAIAEGAKSLGLSVAAAGMFHNDGSELILHFVSQCNSELSNLLEEQQKLVQLGQAEKKKTDQFLRDAVEARLRMLIPYIEKWPQAVSILLLPHNIPSSLNLLTSMVDDMWHYAGDQSTDINWYTRRTVLAGIYNTAEVVMMQDSSPDFEETWRFLENRIADAMKMGHTAKQVQSTGEALVQGLMGAAVTIKNLAGLNQRR from the exons ATGGCGGCGGTGGCGGCGGCTGCGGGGAGCCTGCGGCGcgcgggctgggggctgctgcgCTGCCGGCCGG CACCAAGATGGCCCTTGACGCTGCACAGATTAAAAGCGATGGCCTCTGCCCCTAGGGACTTGCAAACCAAATCACAGGCTGCCAGTAGAGCTCAGACGCATCAGCTAG TGGTCAGATGCCCATTGTACCCAGCCCAGCGTGCCTTCCATGCCTCAGCTCTGCTGAGGAGAGTCTCAGATGAACAGAAACAGGAGCCTCCACCATCTTCCTCCCAGCAACGTTTTGAATCACACCCACCAGGTGACCAGcctgaccaggagccccagcgcTCACATCACAG TTACACTGATCAGGGTGGTGAGGAATCTGAGGACTATGAGAGTGAAGAGCAGCTGCAGCGCCGAATCCTGACAGCGTCGCTGGAGTTTGTGCCTACTCACGGGTGGACAGCAGATGCCATTGCAGAGGGAGCCAAG TCTCTGGGCCTCTCTGTTGCTGCAGCAGGGATGTTTCACAATGATGGCAGTGAGCTGATACTGCACTTTGTGTCCCAGTGCAACTCTGAGCTCTCTAATCTGCTGGAGGAACAGCAAAAACTGGTGCAGCTGGGCCAGGCAGA GAAGAAGAAGACAGACCAGTTCCTGAGAGATGCTGTGGAAGCCAGACTGAGGATGCTTATCCCATACATTGAGAAATGGCCCCAG GCTGTAAGCATTTTGCTGCTTCCACACAACATCCCTTCCAGCCTAAACCTCCTCACTAGCATGGTGGACGATATGTGGCACTATGCAGGAGATCAGTCCACCGAT ATTAATTGGTACACTCGTCGGACAGTGCTAGCTGGCATCTACAACACCGCTGAGGTGGTGATGATGCAGGACTCGTCTCCTGACTTTGAAGAGACTTGGCGCTTCCTGGAAAACAGAATAGCTGATGCCATGAAGATGGGTCATACAGCTAAACAG GTACAGTCAACAGGAGAAGCACTCGTCCAGGgcctaatgggagctgcagtcacT ATAAAGAATCTGGCGGGACTGAACCAGCGGCGGTGA